A single window of Solea solea chromosome 9, fSolSol10.1, whole genome shotgun sequence DNA harbors:
- the LOC131465692 gene encoding integumentary mucin C.1-like has product FADIPTINPISTTTTINPIATTTTINPISTTTTINPIATTTTINPIATTTTATTTTITTTTTTTINPITTTTTTTTITTAAPPTSKSTTLATQPTGKTTDNSAQGQTTTPQNPTTSSPAPPTTSPLQPHFNSTTEAPTTNPTSNETDSTGLTLPPTTTGLPNVTVETTVNSTSPADLHDWGNDSFVKNPGLVAILCIFCIILVLTVVVFIMKCFKSSRSNFERLDGVPLNKVSEQSPFAHYSK; this is encoded by the exons TTTGCAGACATCCCCACCATCAACCCcatctccaccaccaccaccatcaaccccatcgccaccaccaccaccatcaaccccatctccaccaccaccaccatcaaccccatcgccaccaccaccaccatcaaccccatcgccaccaccaccaccgccaccaccaccaccatcaccaccaccaccaccaccaccatcaaccccatcaccaccaccaccaccaccaccaccatcaccactgcAGCACCACCGACGAGCAAGTCAACCACACTTGCTACACAGCCCACTGGGAAAACCACCGACAACTCGGCACAGGGTCAAACCACAACACCCCAGAACCCCACAACGTCGTCTCCAGCTCCACCCACGACGTCGCCACTTCAACCCCACTTCAACAGCACTACTGAGGCTCCAACGACCAACCCCACGTCCAACGAGACAGATTCCACCGGCTTGACACTCccaccaacaacaacaggatTACCAAACGTCACTGTGGAAACCACTGTTAATTCAACCAGTCCAG CCGATTTACACGACTGGGGAAATGACAGCTTTGTGAAGAACCCCGGCCTCGTGGCCATCCTCTGCATCTTCTGCATCATCCTGGTGCTCACGGTGGTGGTCTTCATCATGAAATGTTTCAAATCGTCGAGGTCCAACTTTGAGAGGCTCGACGGTGTGCCATTG AACAAAGTCAGCGAGCAGTCTCCGTTTGCTCATTACTCCAAGTGA